A single genomic interval of Salinarchaeum sp. IM2453 harbors:
- a CDS encoding GMP synthase subunit A → MTQIDVIDNHGQFTHLEKRALRDLGVDCSLIENTTPTEEIDADGLVLSGGPSMERTGRCEAYLKLDIPVLGICLGHQLIAESLGGTVESGDYGGYADVTVEILDDTDPLVGSLAPETRTWASHADEVTEVPPGFTETATSAVCDIEAMSNTEEDIYGVQWHPEVAHTEEGDAIFQNFISICTDDQ, encoded by the coding sequence ATGACACAAATCGATGTTATCGACAATCATGGGCAATTTACCCATCTTGAGAAGCGTGCCTTACGTGATCTTGGGGTGGACTGTTCACTAATCGAAAATACGACGCCTACAGAAGAGATTGATGCAGATGGATTGGTGCTATCCGGTGGGCCAAGTATGGAACGAACCGGACGATGTGAGGCGTATCTGAAATTAGATATTCCAGTCCTTGGAATCTGTCTCGGACACCAACTGATTGCTGAGTCATTGGGAGGCACAGTGGAGAGTGGTGACTACGGTGGGTATGCAGATGTTACTGTTGAGATTTTAGATGACACAGATCCACTTGTTGGATCACTCGCACCGGAAACGCGGACATGGGCAAGCCACGCAGATGAAGTAACAGAAGTTCCACCGGGGTTTACAGAAACAGCAACAAGTGCTGTCTGTGACATTGAAGCAATGAGCAACACGGAAGAGGACATCTACGGAGTACAGTGGCATCCAGAAGTTGCACACACAGAAGAAGGGGACGCGATCTTCCAGAACTTTATTAGCATCTGTACTGACGATCAGTGA
- the folP gene encoding dihydropteroate synthase, which yields MGYHEATNFLFNLQRFGPQPGITSVRELLSHLGNPHEDLTCIQIAGSNGKGSTARMTERVLREAGYSVGLYISPQIEQFRDRVRVDGRYIPESEVTRFVDLVRPYVTDRGAESVPPTFFEVSTALALWYFAQKDVDVAVLEVGIGGSKDATSVVDPVASAVTSVTLEHSDVLGDTVEEIAVDKAHVEPSNRPIVTGADESALAAIREFVDTDPIVVGDDSSDESFDVQTRYHGKINGTEAEIELVADQWNVKTNILLLGAHQAQNAGIAAVLARQFANSRGDSISTDVIARGLRQAYWPGRCEVRSTDPIVILDGAHNEGACARLADVINEFEYDNLHLVVGAMHDKRHAAMARELPNAERITTCRPQLDRSADPEVLARVFRNAGNAEVSVIESVDDALTNALSNASEDDCVVVTGSLFAVREARARWTRRPIPHSFSSTKSAGQLLEQNGIRDYDVQRTAEKATAHTITLRVNRPQAYRLKELFQTTGGDCAISKINHDGERLRVALMGTTNQFNTVIDQLQDESEGLDQVGLELQQLLADRTQSTDQSFPWDDNASIMGILNITPDSFHDGGDYNRLEDARNRAKAMIDAGVDILDVGGESTRPGADPVEVQREIDRVVPVIEEIADLDAMISVDTRKAAVAEKAIQAGADIINDVSGLEDPDMRFVAAEYDTPLVIMHSIEAPVNPDRDVQYDDVVRDVIEELNERVLLAEQAGLDREQIIIDPGFGFGKTAEESFELLSRLDELDALGCPIMVGHSHKSMFELAGYEHGERLPPTIAATALAADRGADIIRVHDAEENIAAVRTVDTLPEN from the coding sequence ATGGGTTATCACGAGGCGACGAACTTCCTTTTTAATTTACAGCGCTTTGGCCCTCAGCCGGGGATTACATCTGTACGTGAGTTACTCTCTCATTTAGGTAATCCGCATGAAGATCTCACATGCATCCAAATCGCAGGGTCAAACGGGAAGGGTAGCACAGCACGAATGACAGAGCGAGTTCTTCGAGAGGCTGGCTATTCTGTCGGGCTATATATTTCCCCACAGATTGAGCAATTCAGGGATCGAGTTCGCGTTGACGGCCGATATATTCCCGAATCTGAGGTAACTCGATTTGTTGACCTTGTTCGGCCGTATGTCACCGATCGGGGGGCAGAAAGTGTTCCTCCAACGTTCTTTGAGGTTTCTACCGCTCTTGCACTCTGGTATTTTGCCCAGAAAGATGTTGATGTAGCCGTACTTGAGGTTGGAATTGGTGGGAGTAAGGATGCGACAAGTGTTGTTGATCCGGTTGCCAGTGCAGTTACATCAGTGACACTGGAACATTCAGATGTACTTGGTGATACTGTTGAAGAAATTGCCGTTGACAAAGCACACGTCGAGCCCAGTAATCGACCGATTGTTACTGGTGCTGATGAATCTGCGCTTGCAGCAATTCGCGAGTTTGTTGATACAGATCCTATTGTTGTCGGTGATGACTCGTCAGACGAATCCTTCGATGTGCAGACTCGTTATCATGGCAAAATCAATGGCACTGAAGCAGAAATTGAACTTGTTGCTGACCAGTGGAATGTCAAGACAAATATTCTCCTCCTTGGAGCCCACCAAGCACAGAATGCAGGCATTGCCGCTGTTCTTGCCCGACAGTTTGCTAACTCACGAGGCGATTCGATTTCAACCGATGTTATCGCTCGAGGGCTTCGACAAGCATATTGGCCGGGCCGCTGTGAGGTCCGAAGTACTGATCCAATTGTCATCCTTGATGGCGCTCATAATGAAGGTGCATGTGCTCGCCTCGCGGATGTAATCAATGAGTTTGAGTACGATAACTTGCACTTGGTTGTCGGCGCAATGCATGATAAACGACATGCAGCAATGGCGCGAGAGCTCCCGAACGCTGAACGCATTACAACCTGTCGACCACAGCTTGATCGGTCCGCAGACCCAGAAGTGCTTGCTCGCGTGTTTAGAAATGCTGGTAACGCTGAGGTCTCCGTCATCGAATCCGTTGATGATGCACTTACCAATGCGCTTTCAAATGCATCCGAGGATGATTGTGTCGTTGTCACTGGCTCGTTATTTGCTGTCCGAGAAGCTCGTGCTCGATGGACCCGGCGTCCAATCCCACATTCATTTTCCTCCACAAAATCTGCTGGCCAACTGCTTGAGCAGAATGGCATCCGAGACTATGATGTTCAACGTACTGCCGAAAAGGCAACTGCCCACACGATAACACTCCGTGTGAACCGGCCACAAGCATATCGGCTCAAAGAGCTATTTCAGACAACTGGCGGTGACTGTGCAATCTCAAAGATCAACCACGATGGCGAACGGCTTCGAGTTGCACTGATGGGCACAACTAACCAGTTCAACACAGTTATTGACCAACTCCAAGATGAATCAGAGGGTCTCGATCAGGTTGGACTGGAACTTCAGCAACTACTTGCTGATCGCACCCAATCTACTGACCAATCCTTCCCATGGGATGATAATGCATCAATTATGGGGATTTTGAACATCACACCAGACAGTTTCCACGACGGGGGAGATTACAACCGATTAGAAGATGCACGAAATCGCGCCAAAGCAATGATTGATGCCGGTGTTGACATTCTTGATGTTGGGGGCGAATCAACACGACCGGGCGCTGATCCAGTTGAAGTCCAACGTGAGATCGATCGTGTTGTTCCTGTTATCGAAGAAATCGCTGACCTTGATGCCATGATCTCAGTTGATACGCGAAAAGCAGCAGTTGCCGAAAAAGCAATTCAGGCAGGAGCTGATATCATCAACGATGTCTCAGGCCTCGAAGACCCTGATATGCGATTTGTTGCTGCGGAGTATGACACACCGCTTGTGATTATGCACAGCATCGAAGCGCCGGTAAATCCAGATCGCGATGTCCAGTACGACGATGTTGTTCGTGATGTAATTGAGGAACTCAACGAACGTGTCCTGCTGGCTGAACAAGCTGGCCTTGACCGAGAGCAGATTATCATCGACCCTGGATTCGGATTCGGAAAAACAGCAGAGGAAAGCTTCGAGCTACTGAGCCGCCTCGACGAACTTGATGCGCTTGGCTGCCCTATTATGGTCGGCCATTCTCATAAATCAATGTTCGAGCTTGCAGGATACGAGCATGGTGAACGACTTCCCCCTACGATTGCAGCAACTGCTCTTGCAGCAGATCGAGGTGCTGATATTATCCGTGTTCATGACGCTGAAGAAAACATTGCCGCTGTTCGTACTGTTGATACACTTCCGGAAAACTAA